One Pomacea canaliculata isolate SZHN2017 linkage group LG9, ASM307304v1, whole genome shotgun sequence DNA segment encodes these proteins:
- the LOC112572649 gene encoding uncharacterized protein LOC112572649 isoform X1, which produces MVTDWRRHHPRVTVQGSRYSNMYPMMSAVGLGAVFTCACLLCCVQGTVGASENQSGESMCVSPTGTCFRDIKLETLKSLASPRTYNFGFCQEQEINKILQCLRDILSACKDDIKGLSVTMFVNVSRTESILRYFCDNRNELTRKSCGNLTATQECRQRMTDQHARDQENLEDFREIWETSCSFYSNYVRCYTDPMGEGCETPRRLFSRLVGVFQLGYCYMSDADKRAALKKADDLVEALSGVPGSHDHTFGKSVFLLTLALTLWPKLWLW; this is translated from the exons ATGGTAACTGACTGGAGGCGGCATCATCCGAGGGTGACCGTGCAAGGCAGTCGATATAGCAACATGTACCCCATGATGTCGGCTGTGGGCCTGGGGGCAGTCTTCACGTGTGCATGTCTGCTGTGTTGTGTTCAAGGGACTGTCGGTGCATCAG AGAATCAAAGTGGCGAGTCGATGTGTGTATCTCCCACGGGGACGTGCTTCAGGGACATCAAGCTAGAAACTTTAAAGTCTTTAGCTTCTCCCAGGACATATAACTTCGGGTTTTGTCA GGAACAAGAGATTAACAAGATATTACAGTGTCTTCGGGACATACTATCTGCATGCAAAGATGACATTAAAGGATTGTCCGTGACCATGTTCGTGAATGTCAGCCGAACAGAAAGCATTCTGCGCTACTTTTGCGACAACAGGAACG AGTTGACAAGAAAATCATGTGGCAACCTTACCGCGACACAAGAATGCAGACAACGCATGACTGATCAGCATGCTCGCGATCAAGAGAATCTTGAGGATTTTCGGGAAATCTGGGAGACTTCTTGCAG CTTTTACTCAAACTATGTCCGCTGTTATACCGACCCGATGGGAGAGGGGTGCGAGACGCCACGTCGTCTGTTCAGTCGACTCGTGGGAGTATTTCAACTCGGCTACTGTTACATGTCGGATGCTGACAAACGGGCGGCGCTCAAGAAAGCTGACGATCTTGTTGAGGCTCTCAGTGGGGTGCCTGGCAGTCATGACCACACGTTCGGAAAGTCCGTCTTCCTCTTGACGCTGGCGTTGACTTTGTGGCCAAAgttgtggttgtggtga
- the LOC112572649 gene encoding uncharacterized protein LOC112572649 isoform X2: protein MEVFEQNQSGESMCVSPTGTCFRDIKLETLKSLASPRTYNFGFCQEQEINKILQCLRDILSACKDDIKGLSVTMFVNVSRTESILRYFCDNRNELTRKSCGNLTATQECRQRMTDQHARDQENLEDFREIWETSCSFYSNYVRCYTDPMGEGCETPRRLFSRLVGVFQLGYCYMSDADKRAALKKADDLVEALSGVPGSHDHTFGKSVFLLTLALTLWPKLWLW from the exons ATGGAAGTGTTTGAGC AGAATCAAAGTGGCGAGTCGATGTGTGTATCTCCCACGGGGACGTGCTTCAGGGACATCAAGCTAGAAACTTTAAAGTCTTTAGCTTCTCCCAGGACATATAACTTCGGGTTTTGTCA GGAACAAGAGATTAACAAGATATTACAGTGTCTTCGGGACATACTATCTGCATGCAAAGATGACATTAAAGGATTGTCCGTGACCATGTTCGTGAATGTCAGCCGAACAGAAAGCATTCTGCGCTACTTTTGCGACAACAGGAACG AGTTGACAAGAAAATCATGTGGCAACCTTACCGCGACACAAGAATGCAGACAACGCATGACTGATCAGCATGCTCGCGATCAAGAGAATCTTGAGGATTTTCGGGAAATCTGGGAGACTTCTTGCAG CTTTTACTCAAACTATGTCCGCTGTTATACCGACCCGATGGGAGAGGGGTGCGAGACGCCACGTCGTCTGTTCAGTCGACTCGTGGGAGTATTTCAACTCGGCTACTGTTACATGTCGGATGCTGACAAACGGGCGGCGCTCAAGAAAGCTGACGATCTTGTTGAGGCTCTCAGTGGGGTGCCTGGCAGTCATGACCACACGTTCGGAAAGTCCGTCTTCCTCTTGACGCTGGCGTTGACTTTGTGGCCAAAgttgtggttgtggtga
- the LOC112572383 gene encoding uncharacterized protein LOC112572383: MPTRWMPVKSIVTHKTTRPEPTLREPPVVPVRICYTNLTDMKKDLTRLPPHWIIMKNSEDTLVLGLLSSKTEELYIKVSFSTTTELQANVIVLQMPAPWLSRDLEMVRLHVFLKELGEKTVCSGITEADLQSLASTKITDKNYLRHITYACENDKLCSFSCVRATSCLLLLNTGELTCRECVLRRRALQAQKSRQEIRCQEALKSNDPLCRIPYKKLKEEFN, encoded by the exons ATGCCAACAAGGTGGATGCCAGTAAAATCAATCGTAACTCACAAAACCACTAGACCTGAACCT ACTTTACGGGAACCCCCAGTTGTACCAGTTCGGATTTGCTACACCAACCTTACAGATATGAAAAAGGATTTGACTCGTCTGCCTCCTCATTGGATTATTATGAAGAATTCTGAAGATACTTTAGTGCTTGGGCTGTTGTCAAGTAAAACTGAAGAGTTATATATCAAGGTCAGcttttcaacaacaacagagcTGCAGGCAAATGTGATTGTGCTTCAAATGCCTGCTCCATGGCTTTCAAGAGACCTTGAGATGGTTAGACTACATGTGTTTTTGAAGGAACTGGGTGAAAAGACTGTATGTAGTGGCATCACTGAAGCTGACCTACAATCATTAGCTTCAACTAAAAtcacagataaaaattatttgcgACACATTACATATGCCTGTGAAAATGATAAGCTgtgttcattttcatgtgtaAGGGCAACATCTTGCCTTTTATTGTTAAACACTGGTGAACTAACAtgcagagagtgtgtgttgcGTAGGAGGGCACTACAGGCACAAAAGAGTAGGCAAGAAATTCGTTGCCAAGAAGCCCTCAAATCAAATGATCCCCTGTGTCGTATTCCTTATAAGAAACTAAAAGAAGAGTTCAATTAA
- the LOC112572384 gene encoding LOW QUALITY PROTEIN: uncharacterized protein LOC112572384 (The sequence of the model RefSeq protein was modified relative to this genomic sequence to represent the inferred CDS: deleted 5 bases in 3 codons; substituted 1 base at 1 genomic stop codon) — protein MVRKSSHRGVHSGNTLRASNSRYSRRYFHQSCIISRVGRDVLKKLLGAENTTTDSTARLPSSDAPKADDKIGHPQNIPIDVALSLNKQARWLLPSVLKHDISSSSFADPDLMVSLLERHKLKRHANCVSYCSNAGEIQKIQPYRGHYFSFAHPLPHGISRRAMKRELREQTQKKVSDRRIKHVFTANGPVDQNIGDSELRYEVFYPCPQQSSLSHNPKYIKQRESAPPGDKGRSRRTASLAGSTGASSVGFTLKDFDYDEVCASKDFDNDFENEDLWTSDSAVRQPADTKELFLDILIDKAERAKQHLFENKRRQKKKNEPREVQDTKPHLHYISSSHIHNTVKPKQASNSKLFKPIAAESTRVIFPSADVSVSTLAECFGERYYEAACRPRKFLLDITSHVRDLQMKKGIYPSVADSNEKFLTFLVFTFDGFYDNGLDVYKVSLNCQLRPGLIAIQEEASQQMLDVSTTESVISQAMNVVETCVMERKKNGAFPQFCQTPPGLFWQMRXQHLGDAQSYFPSLQQVFQRGSKVTDPYIPSLEDNIDEDPAFCDICYEEVSFLVMGGAPATSLVKCGHRVCDACWSLHVQTRIQQGFVRITCPGYDCQEEVDVGVMLSVVPVDVVSKIVQRQEEMRIGASQTEKWCPNEGCGRVLRFIPKYSSDQLDEKVLQQDVVCACGCHVCFMCLSAPHWPASCQQAKSYREALAAGTFRSHNEHDDEKDSKGTIQNEPNGEKMVIVKGKLCPGCRHFVEKNGGCNLVYCRCGLSFCFYCLKTDKTHHGFSNCIDKQAEDKLTTTVAVHHFNRHLAERTDKKQEQTSRHRSRVSLTGRAAEFRSHRLTRKLDTSTLISVAKAGHSGTLKTKQSLSLSCRLAGHHPKTRFRQFRKISFHGHPLILLVGDSENFSEKHGAKQTGDPGGCRYTLVLPETGRLYPRRRALRIAEDLGTFCSFTQSIMDTFCKGPADAGHQDMVKAVLRLGEIQHWTQVTLASLIKTSGVFEQRLAYELIPCCLASQCWHCVS, from the exons ATGGTGCGAAAATCTTCTCATCGTGGGGTTCATTCAGGAAACACCCTGCGTGCTTCAAACAGTCGCTACAGTCGTCGATATTTTCACCAATCTTGTATAATTTCCCGCGTGGGTCGAGATGTTCTGAAAAAGTTGCTTGGAGCCGAAAACACAACGACCGACAGTACGGCACGACTACCGTCCAGCGACGCAcctaaagcagacgacaaaatcGGACACCCACAGAACATACCCATTGATGTGGCGCTGTCCCTGAACAAGCAAGCTCGCTGGTTGCTGCCGTCGGTACTAAAACATGATATATCCAGTAGCAGTTTCGCCGATCCCGACCTCATGGTGTCCCTGCTGGAGCGACACAAGCTGAAGCGACACGCCAACTGTGTCAGTTATTGCAGCAACGCGGGAGAGATCCAGAAAATCCAGCCCTACAGAGGACACTACTTCAGTTTCGCTCACCCTCTTCCTCATGGCATCTCCAGACGAGCCATGAAACGCGAATTGCgagaacaaacacaaaagaaagtttCTGACCGTAGAATAAAACACGTGTTCACAGCGAACGGCCCCGTAGATCAGAACATAGGTGACTCCGAGCTCAGGTATGAGGTGTTCTACCCTTGTCCACAACAAAGCTCTCTCTCGCACAATCCTAAGTACATCAAACAGCGGGAGTCTGCCCCACCTGGAGACAAAGGGAGAAGCCGGAGAACGGCAAGCCTCGCAGGAAGCACAGGTGCAAGCAGCGTA GGATTCACCTTGAAAGACTTTGACTATGATGAAGTATGTGCTTCGAAGGACTTCGACAATGATTTCGAAAATGAGGACTTGTGGACGAGTGACAGTGCTGTCAGACAGCCTGCAGACACGAAAGAACTTTTTCTTGACATTCTGATCGACAAAGCCGAGAGAGCTAAACAGCACTTATTCGAGAACAAGAGGcgtcagaagaagaaaaacgaaCCCAGAGAGGTACAGGACACCAAACCTCACCTTCATTACATCTCTTCATCACATATTCACAATACTGTCAAACCAAAACAAGCTTCGAATTCTAAACTGTTCAAGCCGATTGCGGCGGAGTCGACGAGAGTTATTTTCCCTTCAGCTGACGTCAGCGTGTCCACCCTAGCTGAGTGCTTTGGGGAGAGGTATTACGAAGCTGCCTGCCGCCCACGCAAGTTTCTACTTGACATCACAAGTCACGTGAGAGACTTGCAGATGAAGAAGGGCATTTATCCTTCTGTGGCCGACAGCAACGAGAAGTTCCTGACTTTTCTGGTCTTTACATTCGACGGCTTCTACGACAACGGCCTTGATGTGTACAAAGTGTCCTTGAACTGCCAACTGCGTCCAGGCCTGATCGCCATTCAAGAAGAGGCCAGTCAGCAGATGCTTGATGTCAGCACCACTGAGAGTGTTATAAGTCAAGCCATGAACGTGGTTGAAACCTGTGTGATGGAGCGGAAAAAAAATGGAGCGTTTCCACAGTTTTGTCAGACGCCGCCTGGCCTGTTTTGGCAAATGCGTTAA CAACACTTGGGCGACGCACAGTCTTACTTTCCTTCCTTGCAGCAGGTATTCCAGCGGGGCTCCAAAGTCACTGATCCCTACATTCCCTCCTTGGAGGACAACATCGACGAAGACCCTGCGTTTTGTGACATCTGCTACGAGGAGGTCAGCTTTTTGGTCATGGGCGGGGCACCAGCGACCTCTCTTGTCAAGTGCGGACACAGAGTGTGCGACGCATGCTGGTCCCTTCACGTGCAGACTCGCATTCAGCAGGGTTTTGTGCGTATCACTTGCCCTGGCTACGACTGTCAAGAGGAAGTCGACGTGGGTGTGATGCTGTCGGTTGTGCCGGTGGACGTCGTCAGTAAAATAGTCCAGCGACAGGAAGAAATGCGAATCGGAGCTTCCCAAACCGAGAAATGGTGTCCTAATGAAGGTTGTGGCCGAGTGCTTCGCTTTATCCCCAAATATTCGTCTGACCAACTGGACGAGAAAGTCCTTCAGCAAGATGTAGTATGTGCTTGTGGGTGCCACGTCTGCTTCATGTGCCTGAGTGCGCCTCACTGGCCAGCCTCTTGCCAACAGGCCAAATCGTATCGCGAAGCTTTGGCCGCAGGTACTTTTCGGTCACACAACGAGCACGATGATGAGAAAGACAGTAAAGGGACTATACAAAATGAACCGAATGGCGAGAAAATGGTCATTGTGAAGGGAAAGCTTTGCCCCGGGTGCAGGCATTTTGTAGAAAAGAATGGTGGCTGCAACCTTGTCTATTGTCGCTGCGGACTTTCCTTCTGCTTCTACTGCCTGAAAACTGATAAGACACATCACGGTTTTAGTAATTGCATCGATAAACAAGCAGAAGACAAGCTGACGACAACTGTCGCTGTACATCACTTCAACCGTCACCTGGCGGAGCGCACCGACAAGAAACAGGAACAGACCAGCAGGCATCGCAGCCGCGTCTCATTAACTGGTCGAGCCGCGGAGTTCCGAAGTCACCGTCTCACGCGCAAACTTGACACGTCCACCTTGATCAGTGTTGCCAAAGC TGGCCATAGCGGCACACTAAAAACCAAACAATCTCTGAGCTTGTCCTGCAGGCTTGCAGGTCATCATCCGAAGACACGATTTCGCCAGTTCCGCAAGATTTCGTTCCACGGGCATCCACTTATCCTCCTTGTCGGCGACAGTGAGaacttttctgaaaaacatGGAGCAAAGCAAACAGGAGATCCTGGAGGTTGTCGATACACCTTAGTGTTGCCAGAGACGGGCAGACTCTATCCTCGCCGACGAGCACTGCGGATCGCCGAGGATTTGGGCACCTTTTGCTCCTTCACGCAATCCATCATGGACACTTTCTGCAAGGGTCCTGCTGATGCTGGCCATCAAGACATGGTCAAGGCTGTCCTGAGGTTAGGTGAAATCCAGCATTGGACACAGGTCACCCTTGCTTCTCTCATCAAGACATCAGGAGTATTCGAACAGAGGCTGGCGTATGAACTGATTCCATGCTGTCTTGCATCGCAGTGTTGGCATTGTGTATCATAA